The Natronocella acetinitrilica region GCTGTGCCCTGGATCTGCCCGGCATTGGTAAACAATGTAAGGACGAAGCGATCGCCATTGTCTTCGGCCATGGCTTGCAGGCTGGTGCCGAGAAAGAGGCTGATCGCGAAAATGAAACGTGTGAGTGTTGTCATGAATGTGGGCCCGTTCGAGGTGTTGGTTGACGAGACAGTTCACCCTGAGAAGAGCGAGCAGTCCCTACCTGGAGTCAATTCAACGCGTAAGTGTACCAGACTGACCGTTTTCCCCGGCAGACTCGCACCGCGAACGAGTGCCCGGAAACGCGGTCCTAAACGCATTGTCCATGGCGCGCCCCGTCTGCGGATTGAGCGCCGGGAAACGGAGTGATGCAGCGATGAGATTAGTCTACCAGTTGCTGGGTGTCGCCATGGTGGCCGGAATTGGCGTGGGTGCCTGGTTCGCCATTGATCACGCGGGGCAGGGTGACGCCAGCGCGGCGGGCCCCCGAGGTGGGGGTGGTGGCGGTGCGGTGCCGGTGGAAGTTGTCGCTGCCCGCACGTCTACCGTCGAGCGCACCGTGACCGCCGTCGGCACCACGCTTGCGCGTGAGTCCATCGACGTCGTGGCCGAAGTCCCCGGGCGTATCCGGTCCATCAATTTCGAGGAAGGCCAACGCGTTAGCAGCGGCGACATCCTGTTCGAACTTGATCGGCGCCGCGAGGAAGCCGATTTGCGGGAGCTGCAGGCCCAGGTCAGGGATGCCGAACGCAGGCTACGTCGCAGTCGCGCGCTCTTTGAAGACAACAGCGTTCCGGAAGCGCAGGTAGATGAGGACGGCGCAGCGCTTGAAACCCTGCAGGCCCGGTTGTCAGCCGCTGAAACCCGGCTCGACGAGCGTTACATTCGCGCGCCCTTTGATGGCGTGACCGGCTTGCGTGAAGTGAGCACCGGCGCCTTTGTCAGCGCCGGCACGCCGTTGACCACCCTGGACGACATTGGTCGGCTGCGCCTCGAGTTCTCGGTGCCGGAGCGTTTTCTTGGCCTATTGCGGTCAGGTTTGGCGGTCTCAGCGGAAAGCGTGGGCTTCGAGGGGCGCGACTTCAGCGGCGAAGTGCGTCGGGTCGGTGCCCGGGTGGACCCAGTTTCCCGCAGCGTTCGGGTGCAATCCGAGTTGCAGAACGACGACCGACTGTTGCGCCCTGGCATGTTCATGACGGTTCGCATGGTGCTGGATCGTAACGATGATGCCGTACTGGTGCCCGAGGAGGCGCTATTGCCAGAGGGCGAACGGGTCTTTCTGTTCCGCATCAATGACGAAAAGGCGGAGCGGGTGCAGGTCCGGACTGGCGTTCGCCGGGACGGCCTCGTGGAGATCACCGACGGCATCTCCGCTGGCGATCTGGTGGTGATTGCCGGTCTACAACGGTTGCGGGATGGCGTGACGGTGCGCATCACCCGCGAGCACGAAGAAGACGAAGTTGCCCGCCGCTGGGCCCCTGCCGGAGAGTCGTGACATGATCGTCTCGGAGATTTCCGTCAAGCGCCCCGTTCTGGCGACGGTGGTGAGTCTCCTCATCGTCGTGCTGGGTATTGCCTCGCTGACCCAGTTACCGGTGCGCGAATATCCGGATATCGACCCGCCCGTGGTCTCCGTGACCACTGAGTACATCGGTGCCGGCCCCGAGGTGATGAACAACGAGATCACCGAGGTGCTGGAAAGTGCCATTAGTGGCGTCGACGGCATCCGTAACATCACCTCGGAGAGTCGGGAAGGCCGCGCCGAGACCACCATCGAATTCAACCTCAGCCGGGATATCGACAACGCGGCCAATGATGTGCGCGATGCCATCAATCGGGTGGGGGCGAACTTGCCGACCGATGCCGACCCGCCGGTGGTTACCAAGACCGAGGCTGACGCCCGCCCCATGATGTGGCTGGCGATGACCTCCGACAGGCTGACTGCGGCTGAAATGACCGATCTCGCCGAGCGACAGCTGGTGGATCGACTCTCGGTGCTCGAAGGCGTCTCCCAGATCCGTATCGGCGGTGAGCGCCGTTATGCCATGCGCTTGTGGCTGAACCGGGAGGCCATGGCTGCCCGCGGCGTCACGGTTGAAGACATCGAAAATACCCTGCGGCGCAACAACCTCGAGTTGCCGGCCGGTCAGGTGGAGTCGGTAACGCGCACGCTGAACGTGCGTGCCGACAGCCGTCTCAATACGCCCGACGAGTTCGAGCGGCTGGTCATTCGGCGGGAAGGTGATGTTCCGATCCGCATTGGCGACATTGCTAGCGTGATGCGCGGCGTTGAGGACGATCGCGCCATACTCCGCAATAATGGCCGCAACGCGATCGGCCTTGGCATCATTCGCCAGTCCCAGGCCAACATCATTGAAGTGTCCGACCTGGTGCGGACGGAACTCGACGCCATCCGGCCATCCCTCCCCGAGGGGGTCGAGATCGCGGAGGCCTACAACCAGTCGGTGTTCATTTCCGAATCCATCAAGGAAGTGCTGATCACGCTCAGTATCGCGGTGGGCCTGGTGGTGCTGGTGATTTTCATCTTCCTGCGCTCGGTTCGCGCCACACTGGTCCCGGCGGTGACCATACCCGTTGCGGTGATTGGTGCATTCTCGGTGATGGCACCACTCGGATTCTCCGTCAACGTGCTCACGCTACTGGCGCTGGTGCTCGCCATCGGTCTTGTAGTGGATGACGCCATCGTGATGCTGGAGAACATCCAGCGGCGCGTTGATGAGGGCGAGCCCCGGCTGCTCGCGGCGTATCGCGGTTCCAAGCAGGTCGGGTTTGCCATTGTCGCTACCACGGTGACGCTGATCGCCGTGTTCGTGCCCATCGCGTTCATGGAGGGCAACGTTGGTCGGCTGTTCACGGAGTTCGGCTTCGTGCTTGCGGCGGCGGTGGCCTTCTCCAGCATCGTGGCGCTGACACTGGCACCCATGCTGTGTTCCAAATGGTTGCGGCCGGTGTCCAGCTCCCGCGGGCTGGTGGGAGCCACCGAAGTCTTCTTTGTCAAGCTGACGGCGGGCTACCGCTGGCTACTGGTGCGCGCCCTGGGAATGCCGGTCGTGATCATTGCCGGGGCCGTGGTGGTTGCCCTGGTGGCGGTCAAGCTCGGCCAGATGCTGCCGGAGGAACTGTCACCAACGGAAGACCGCGGCGTTTTCATCATCCCGAGCAGCGCACCTCAGGGCTCCACGGCGGAGTATACCGATCGCAACGTGCGCCTGATCGAGGAAATCGTGAATCCCCTGCTCGAGAGCGGTGATGCGACCCGGGTGTTCTCCATCGTTGGGTTCCGCGATCGCTTCGACAGCGCGTTCACCATCGTCGGCCTTGCCCCCTGGAGCGAGCGGGACCGCCGCCAGCAGGACATGGTTGCCGAAGTGTTCCCGCAGATTGCCTCGATTCCCGGCATTCGTGCGTTTGCGGTCAACCCGCCCGGGCTTGGCCAGAGCGGTTTCCAGCAGCCGGTACAGTTCGTGATCGGTGGGCCGGATTATGAAACCGTCGAGGAGTGGGGCGAGCGGGTTCTGGCGCGCGCCCAGGAGAATTCCCAGCTGCTGAACGCCGA contains the following coding sequences:
- a CDS encoding efflux RND transporter periplasmic adaptor subunit; this encodes MRLVYQLLGVAMVAGIGVGAWFAIDHAGQGDASAAGPRGGGGGGAVPVEVVAARTSTVERTVTAVGTTLARESIDVVAEVPGRIRSINFEEGQRVSSGDILFELDRRREEADLRELQAQVRDAERRLRRSRALFEDNSVPEAQVDEDGAALETLQARLSAAETRLDERYIRAPFDGVTGLREVSTGAFVSAGTPLTTLDDIGRLRLEFSVPERFLGLLRSGLAVSAESVGFEGRDFSGEVRRVGARVDPVSRSVRVQSELQNDDRLLRPGMFMTVRMVLDRNDDAVLVPEEALLPEGERVFLFRINDEKAERVQVRTGVRRDGLVEITDGISAGDLVVIAGLQRLRDGVTVRITREHEEDEVARRWAPAGES
- a CDS encoding efflux RND transporter permease subunit, encoding MIVSEISVKRPVLATVVSLLIVVLGIASLTQLPVREYPDIDPPVVSVTTEYIGAGPEVMNNEITEVLESAISGVDGIRNITSESREGRAETTIEFNLSRDIDNAANDVRDAINRVGANLPTDADPPVVTKTEADARPMMWLAMTSDRLTAAEMTDLAERQLVDRLSVLEGVSQIRIGGERRYAMRLWLNREAMAARGVTVEDIENTLRRNNLELPAGQVESVTRTLNVRADSRLNTPDEFERLVIRREGDVPIRIGDIASVMRGVEDDRAILRNNGRNAIGLGIIRQSQANIIEVSDLVRTELDAIRPSLPEGVEIAEAYNQSVFISESIKEVLITLSIAVGLVVLVIFIFLRSVRATLVPAVTIPVAVIGAFSVMAPLGFSVNVLTLLALVLAIGLVVDDAIVMLENIQRRVDEGEPRLLAAYRGSKQVGFAIVATTVTLIAVFVPIAFMEGNVGRLFTEFGFVLAAAVAFSSIVALTLAPMLCSKWLRPVSSSRGLVGATEVFFVKLTAGYRWLLVRALGMPVVIIAGAVVVALVAVKLGQMLPEELSPTEDRGVFIIPSSAPQGSTAEYTDRNVRLIEEIVNPLLESGDATRVFSIVGFRDRFDSAFTIVGLAPWSERDRRQQDMVAEVFPQIASIPGIRAFAVNPPGLGQSGFQQPVQFVIGGPDYETVEEWGERVLARAQENSQLLNADLDYEETRPQLNVRIDRELAADLDIPVEAIGRTLQTMLASRTVTTYLDRGREYDVRLQASRQERSSPSDLEEIFVRSGNNGQLVPLSSLITLEESGAAPVLSRVDRLPSVTLTASLAPGYDLGSALRFLESAASDELPDEARISYLGQSQEFMSTSGAIYFTFALALLVVFLVLSAQFESFVHPAIILLSVPLAITGALLALFLTGITLNVYSQIGMILLIGLMAKNGILIVEFANQLRDEGYNVLDAITEGAVLRFRPILMTAVSTVFGALPLVLASGAGAESRASIGVVVIGGLALATVLTLFLTPVLYNLLARFTRSAGAVAADLEQLASEERASGRRDRGPQTESPQAG